A stretch of the Azorhizobium caulinodans ORS 571 genome encodes the following:
- a CDS encoding DUF992 domain-containing protein — translation MRLMSVLSAAAVVGAAFAAAPASAQTAPKVQVGVLSCKVAPGVGLVFASSRQISCDFLTGTPTAPVVSAQYTGTVNRYGVDLGATGAGTLQWGVFAPSTSPKAVDLTGKYVGATANVAVGFGGGANVLLGGSNQTIALQPVSVEGMTGLTVAAGIGDLTLTPVPAAKPAKRAKYVK, via the coding sequence ATGCGTCTCATGTCTGTTCTCTCCGCCGCCGCCGTGGTCGGTGCGGCGTTCGCTGCTGCCCCGGCTTCCGCGCAGACCGCGCCGAAGGTCCAGGTCGGCGTCCTGTCGTGCAAGGTGGCTCCGGGCGTCGGCCTGGTGTTCGCCTCCAGCCGCCAGATCTCCTGCGACTTCCTGACCGGCACCCCGACCGCCCCGGTCGTCTCCGCCCAGTACACCGGCACCGTGAACCGCTACGGCGTCGACCTCGGCGCCACCGGCGCCGGCACGCTGCAGTGGGGCGTGTTCGCGCCGTCCACCTCGCCCAAGGCTGTCGACCTGACCGGCAAGTATGTCGGCGCGACCGCGAATGTGGCCGTGGGCTTCGGCGGCGGCGCCAACGTGCTGCTCGGCGGCTCCAACCAGACCATCGCCCTTCAGCCCGTCTCCGTGGAAGGCATGACCGGCCTCACCGTCGCGGCTGGCATCGGCGACCTGACCCTCACGCCCGTCCCGGCTGCCAAGCCGGCCAAGCGCGCCAAGTACGTCAAGTGA
- a CDS encoding DUF992 domain-containing protein, whose protein sequence is MPPRFLSGALALLLTGLAVPAAVAQDQGSGRKSMTFQPVPRTASPALTATDPAAVPPVAPAEPAPVPATADKGPTRVQSGLLECRGESATAYGLGSTRTVSCEYRPASGQNQYYTGTLNRAGLDFGVSDQPSMLWMVLATSGRLGPGALAGEYVGFTSGAALGSGFSANVLVAKDANTGIALQPLSVSAENGLSISVAAASLTLQPSGPPKH, encoded by the coding sequence ATGCCGCCGCGCTTCCTCTCAGGCGCGCTCGCCCTCCTGCTGACCGGCCTCGCCGTCCCGGCGGCCGTCGCGCAGGACCAGGGCTCCGGCCGCAAGTCCATGACGTTCCAGCCCGTGCCGCGCACCGCCTCCCCGGCTCTCACGGCGACGGACCCGGCCGCAGTGCCGCCGGTCGCCCCGGCAGAACCGGCTCCGGTCCCTGCGACGGCCGACAAGGGTCCGACGCGCGTCCAGAGCGGCCTCCTGGAATGCCGCGGTGAAAGCGCGACCGCCTATGGCCTTGGCTCGACTCGCACCGTGAGCTGCGAATACCGGCCGGCCTCGGGACAGAATCAGTATTACACCGGCACCCTCAACCGGGCCGGCCTCGATTTCGGCGTCTCCGACCAGCCGAGCATGCTCTGGATGGTGCTCGCCACCTCCGGCCGCCTCGGCCCCGGTGCCCTCGCCGGCGAATATGTGGGCTTCACCAGCGGCGCCGCGCTCGGTTCCGGCTTCTCCGCCAACGTTCTGGTGGCCAAGGACGCGAACACCGGCATCGCCCTCCAGCCGCTCAGCGTTTCGGCCGAGAACGGCCTCAGCATCTCGGTGGCTGCCGCAAGCCTGACCCTCCAGCCCTCCGGCCCGCCCAAGCACTGA
- the msrP gene encoding protein-methionine-sulfoxide reductase catalytic subunit MsrP: MLIKSKRGWEIPEHLATPEGIFLSRRRLLGAGAGLIGASLLPGVAQAAETDPSASLYPAKRNERYTLDRPMTPEKDASSVNNYYEFGTNYDVGRAAAKLKVRPWTVTIDGMVEQPRQVGIDDLLKAMTLEERLYRHRCVEAWSMAVPWTGFPMKAFVDYARPLSGAKYVRMETFLDRDVAPGQSGRFYPWPYVEGLTMAEATNELAFLVTGVYGKPAQNQFGAPLRLATPWKYGFKSIKAIVKFTFTDQRPKSFWEVVQGAEYGFWANVNPQVSHPRWSQATEKDIATGERRPTLLYNGYGEFVAGLYGDPALKGEKLFM; encoded by the coding sequence ATGCTCATCAAGTCGAAGCGCGGCTGGGAAATTCCCGAACATCTTGCGACACCGGAAGGCATCTTCCTGTCGCGGCGGCGCCTGCTTGGGGCGGGCGCCGGACTGATCGGCGCCAGCCTGCTGCCGGGCGTTGCCCAGGCCGCCGAAACCGATCCGTCCGCCAGCCTCTATCCGGCAAAGCGCAACGAGCGTTACACGCTCGACCGCCCCATGACGCCGGAGAAGGACGCAAGCTCGGTCAACAATTACTATGAGTTCGGCACCAACTATGACGTCGGCCGCGCCGCCGCCAAACTGAAGGTGCGGCCCTGGACCGTGACCATCGACGGCATGGTGGAACAGCCCCGGCAGGTGGGCATCGACGATCTCCTGAAGGCGATGACGCTGGAAGAACGCCTCTATCGCCACCGCTGCGTCGAGGCCTGGTCCATGGCCGTTCCCTGGACCGGCTTTCCAATGAAGGCCTTCGTCGATTACGCCCGTCCGCTCTCGGGCGCGAAATACGTGCGCATGGAGACCTTCCTCGATCGCGACGTGGCGCCCGGCCAGTCCGGCCGCTTCTATCCCTGGCCCTATGTGGAGGGCCTGACGATGGCCGAGGCGACCAACGAACTCGCCTTCCTTGTCACCGGCGTCTACGGCAAGCCCGCCCAGAACCAGTTCGGCGCACCGCTGCGGCTGGCAACGCCCTGGAAATACGGCTTCAAGTCCATCAAGGCGATCGTGAAGTTCACCTTCACCGACCAGCGGCCCAAGAGCTTCTGGGAAGTGGTGCAGGGCGCGGAATACGGCTTCTGGGCGAACGTGAACCCGCAGGTGTCGCACCCCCGCTGGAGCCAGGCGACGGAGAAGGACATAGCCACCGGCGAGCGCCGGCCGACCCTCCTCTACAACGGTTATGGCGAATTCGTTGCCGGCCTCTATGGCGATCCGGCGCTGAAGGGCGAGAAGCTTTTCATGTGA
- a CDS encoding ribonuclease T2 family protein: MRLLAGLLLLLATATGAFAAEDRPGAFDFYVLSLSWSPSYCATRDRPDGLQCGGPRPFAFVVHGLWPQYEKGYPQDCDRSAPRLPQRQIDGMLDLMPSPGLVIHEWRKHGTCSGLSATAYFDLVRSARAKVEIPPSYVNPTDYRMVSPAEVETAFIAANPGLEANMLSVDCDKTRLREVRICLSKSLTFRPCPEVDAKSCPAGRRLAVPPLR; this comes from the coding sequence GTGAGGCTTCTCGCCGGCTTGCTGCTGCTTCTGGCGACGGCAACCGGCGCGTTCGCCGCCGAGGATAGACCGGGCGCGTTCGATTTCTACGTTCTCTCCCTCTCCTGGTCGCCCAGCTATTGCGCCACGCGCGACAGGCCGGACGGCCTGCAATGCGGCGGCCCCCGCCCCTTCGCCTTCGTCGTGCACGGCCTGTGGCCGCAGTATGAGAAAGGCTATCCGCAGGATTGCGATCGCTCGGCGCCGCGCCTGCCCCAGCGCCAGATCGACGGCATGCTCGACCTGATGCCGAGCCCCGGCCTCGTCATCCATGAGTGGCGCAAGCACGGCACCTGCTCGGGCCTTTCGGCGACCGCCTATTTCGACCTCGTGCGCAGCGCCCGCGCCAAGGTTGAGATCCCGCCGTCCTATGTAAACCCGACGGACTATCGCATGGTCTCGCCGGCCGAGGTGGAGACCGCCTTCATCGCCGCCAATCCGGGCCTAGAGGCCAACATGCTGTCGGTGGACTGCGACAAGACGCGGCTGCGCGAAGTGCGCATCTGCCTCTCCAAGTCGCTCACCTTCCGCCCCTGCCCCGAGGTGGACGCCAAGAGCTGCCCCGCCGGCCGGCGCCTCGCCGTTCCCCCCTTGCGCTGA
- a CDS encoding 23S rRNA (adenine(2030)-N(6))-methyltransferase RlmJ, with the protein MNYRHAFHAGNPADVMKHATLARVLTYLAKKDNAYRVIDTHAGAGLYDLAGTSAMKTGEAEAGIERVLAADLPEPVAQLLEPYLGAVRTLRETAGPRRYPGSPALALALGRPQDRFLFCELHGEERQKLEKAVGHDARAKVLSQDGWKAVAAHLPPRERRGVLLIDPPFEEAGEFGRLTAALETAAQRFATGVVMLWYPIKDLMTVDAFRRDVARLGLPKTLRVEIDFAEVRSQSQLSGSGLIILNPPFTLAEEMRTILTAINPLMARDGKGRVRVSWLTQGA; encoded by the coding sequence ATGAACTATCGCCACGCCTTCCACGCCGGAAACCCGGCGGATGTCATGAAGCATGCGACCCTCGCCCGCGTGCTCACCTATCTCGCCAAGAAGGACAACGCCTATCGGGTGATCGACACCCATGCGGGCGCGGGCCTCTATGATCTGGCGGGCACGTCGGCCATGAAGACGGGCGAAGCGGAGGCGGGTATCGAGCGGGTGCTGGCAGCGGACCTGCCCGAACCGGTGGCGCAGCTTCTGGAGCCCTATCTCGGCGCGGTGCGCACCCTGCGCGAGACGGCCGGTCCCCGGCGCTATCCCGGCTCCCCCGCACTCGCTCTGGCCCTCGGCCGCCCTCAGGACCGCTTCCTCTTCTGCGAACTGCATGGCGAGGAGCGCCAGAAGCTGGAGAAGGCGGTGGGCCATGACGCCCGCGCCAAGGTGCTGTCGCAGGACGGGTGGAAGGCGGTCGCCGCCCACCTGCCGCCCCGCGAGCGGCGCGGCGTGCTGCTGATCGACCCGCCCTTCGAGGAGGCCGGCGAATTCGGCCGCCTCACCGCCGCGCTGGAGACCGCCGCCCAACGCTTCGCCACCGGCGTGGTGATGCTCTGGTACCCGATCAAGGACCTGATGACGGTGGATGCCTTCCGGCGCGACGTCGCCCGCCTCGGCCTGCCCAAGACGCTGCGGGTGGAGATCGATTTCGCGGAAGTGCGCTCGCAGAGCCAGCTCTCCGGCTCGGGGCTCATCATCCTCAATCCGCCGTTCACGCTTGCTGAGGAGATGCGGACCATCCTCACCGCCATCAATCCGCTGATGGCACGGGACGGCAAGGGCCGCGTGCGGGTGTCCTGGCTCACGCAAGGCGCATGA
- a CDS encoding glutathione S-transferase N-terminal domain-containing protein, producing MPLRLRHSPASPFVRKCRLAAAVLGIPLELEPCDTTDPTDSISTQNPLGKIPALLLEDGEVLFDSPVIVAYLDHLGGNKLIPAEPKARFAALKLEALADGMADAALLQIYEHRYRPEGMQVQSWLDKQAAKVSRALESLEANPPSEALTNGAIALASALGYLDLRFKGEWRSGHPKLVAWLEAFKAKVPAFAETTVV from the coding sequence ATGCCCTTGCGTCTGCGTCACTCTCCCGCTTCGCCCTTCGTCCGCAAGTGCCGCCTCGCGGCAGCCGTGCTGGGGATTCCGCTCGAACTCGAGCCCTGCGATACGACGGACCCGACCGACAGCATCTCGACCCAGAACCCGCTGGGCAAAATTCCGGCGCTGCTGCTGGAGGATGGAGAGGTGCTGTTCGATTCGCCGGTGATCGTCGCCTATCTCGACCATCTGGGCGGCAACAAGCTCATCCCGGCTGAGCCCAAGGCGCGCTTCGCGGCTCTGAAGCTGGAAGCGCTGGCGGACGGGATGGCCGATGCCGCACTCCTGCAGATCTACGAACACCGCTATCGCCCCGAGGGCATGCAGGTGCAGAGCTGGCTGGACAAGCAGGCGGCCAAGGTGTCCCGCGCGCTGGAGTCGCTGGAGGCCAATCCGCCGTCGGAGGCCCTGACGAACGGCGCCATCGCGCTGGCCAGCGCGCTCGGCTATCTCGACCTGCGCTTCAAGGGGGAATGGCGCTCCGGCCACCCGAAGCTCGTCGCGTGGCTGGAGGCTTTCAAGGCGAAGGTCCCGGCTTTCGCCGAAACGACCGTCGTCTGA
- a CDS encoding DUF1236 domain-containing protein, which yields MRNGILASTVALSLLTPVAAFAQASTATGAVGGAAVGAVVGGPVGAVVGGVAGASIGAAAEPPAEVRSYVIQERRPSVRVEREVVVGEPLPSNVQLYTIPNNNAYEYTVVNDRRVIVEPRTRKVIQVIE from the coding sequence ATGCGAAATGGAATTCTTGCTTCGACTGTAGCCCTGTCTCTGCTCACGCCCGTGGCGGCGTTCGCGCAGGCTTCGACCGCGACGGGCGCCGTGGGTGGCGCGGCCGTTGGTGCGGTGGTGGGCGGTCCCGTGGGTGCCGTTGTCGGCGGCGTTGCGGGCGCGTCCATCGGCGCGGCGGCGGAGCCGCCGGCGGAGGTGCGGTCCTACGTGATTCAGGAGCGCCGCCCCTCGGTGCGCGTGGAGCGCGAGGTGGTGGTGGGTGAGCCCCTGCCGTCCAACGTGCAACTCTACACCATCCCGAACAACAACGCCTATGAGTACACCGTGGTGAACGACCGGCGCGTCATCGTCGAGCCGCGCACCCGCAAGGTGATCCAGGTCATCGAGTGA
- a CDS encoding aspartate aminotransferase family protein — protein sequence MVGQAQAVRGVPPVSVFANSTAHWRHLDAAHHLHPFSDTKGLNAEGVRVITRAEGVYIFDSEGNRILDGMSGLWCSAVGHGRHAIVDAIADQLRQLDYYNTFFKTTHPGAAELAAAIAQVAPEGFERVFFTSGGSEAVDTVIRMVRHYWAAVGKPGKHIFIARKNAYHGSTIGGASLGGMAPMHAQGGLPIPGIVHVQQPYWWGEGGNMSPEEFGLFAAQEVARAIDEAGPENVAAFIGEPIQGAGGVIIPPSTYWPEVQKICRERDVLLVSDEVICGFGRTGEWFGCQHMGVQPDLITFAKGVTSGYFPLGGVIVGERVAEGLIEQGGEFHHGYTYSGHPGGCAAALATLKIMHEEDLVARVKCEIGPYLQERWLPLANHPLVGEARMVGLIGALELTPHKETRAKFPGEVGTVGLIARDISFREGLVMRAVRDSLILAPPFTLSEEEADDLIATVGRVLDQTLAVVRDRGLMGPPL from the coding sequence ATGGTCGGGCAGGCCCAAGCCGTTCGAGGAGTGCCGCCCGTGTCCGTCTTCGCCAATTCCACCGCCCACTGGCGGCATCTCGACGCCGCCCACCATCTCCATCCCTTCAGCGACACCAAGGGCCTGAATGCGGAAGGGGTGCGCGTCATCACGCGGGCGGAGGGCGTCTATATCTTCGACAGCGAGGGCAACCGCATTCTCGACGGCATGTCGGGCCTGTGGTGCTCGGCGGTCGGCCACGGGCGCCACGCCATCGTGGACGCCATCGCGGACCAATTGCGGCAGCTCGACTATTACAACACCTTCTTCAAGACCACCCATCCGGGCGCGGCGGAACTCGCCGCCGCCATTGCGCAGGTGGCGCCCGAGGGGTTCGAGCGCGTCTTCTTTACCTCCGGCGGGTCTGAGGCGGTGGACACCGTCATCCGCATGGTGCGGCACTATTGGGCGGCCGTGGGCAAGCCGGGCAAGCACATCTTCATCGCGCGGAAGAATGCCTATCACGGCTCCACCATCGGTGGCGCGTCGCTCGGCGGCATGGCGCCCATGCATGCGCAGGGCGGCCTGCCCATTCCCGGCATCGTCCATGTGCAGCAGCCTTACTGGTGGGGCGAGGGCGGGAACATGTCGCCCGAGGAATTCGGCCTTTTTGCCGCGCAGGAGGTGGCCCGCGCCATCGATGAGGCGGGGCCGGAGAATGTCGCGGCCTTCATCGGCGAGCCCATCCAGGGCGCCGGCGGCGTCATCATCCCGCCCTCCACCTATTGGCCGGAAGTGCAGAAGATTTGCCGCGAGCGCGACGTGCTGCTGGTCTCCGATGAGGTGATCTGCGGCTTCGGCCGCACGGGCGAATGGTTCGGCTGCCAGCATATGGGCGTGCAACCGGACCTCATCACCTTCGCCAAGGGCGTCACCTCCGGCTATTTCCCGCTGGGCGGCGTCATCGTGGGCGAACGGGTGGCCGAAGGGCTCATCGAGCAGGGCGGTGAATTCCACCACGGCTATACCTATTCCGGCCACCCCGGCGGCTGCGCGGCGGCGCTGGCGACGCTCAAGATCATGCATGAGGAAGACCTCGTCGCCCGCGTGAAGTGCGAGATCGGGCCCTATCTCCAGGAGCGCTGGCTGCCATTGGCCAACCATCCGCTGGTGGGCGAGGCGCGCATGGTCGGGCTCATCGGGGCGCTGGAACTGACGCCTCACAAGGAGACGCGTGCGAAGTTCCCCGGAGAAGTCGGCACCGTCGGCCTCATCGCGCGCGACATTTCCTTCCGCGAGGGGCTGGTGATGCGCGCGGTGCGCGACAGCCTGATCCTCGCCCCGCCCTTCACCCTCAGCGAGGAGGAAGCGGACGACCTGATCGCGACCGTCGGTCGTGTGCTCGACCAGACGCTCGCGGTGGTGCGCGACCGCGGTCTCATGGGGCCGCCCCTCTGA
- the yacG gene encoding DNA gyrase inhibitor YacG: MSDETAKPFEPKPCPICGKPSIERYKPFCSKRCADVDLNRWLTGAYAIPVVEEEDEDGEPLSPPLRPE, from the coding sequence ATGAGCGACGAGACCGCCAAGCCGTTCGAGCCCAAGCCGTGTCCGATCTGCGGCAAGCCGTCCATCGAGCGCTACAAGCCGTTCTGCTCCAAGCGCTGCGCCGATGTGGACCTCAATCGCTGGCTGACTGGTGCCTACGCCATTCCCGTCGTCGAGGAAGAGGACGAGGACGGCGAACCGCTGTCGCCGCCCCTGCGCCCCGAGTAA
- a CDS encoding Maf-like protein, giving the protein MNDRVQLVLASGSPRRLALLNQAGIQPDRLMPADVDETPERGELPRRLALRLAQQKGELVASRCREADIPALVIAADTVVAAGRRILPKPELQEEAEACLRLLSGRAHRVFTGLCLVTPKGRVRTRLVESRLRFKRLTSEDIAAYLACGEWRGKAGGYAIQGIAGSFVVKLTGSYTSVVGLPLAETVALLNGEGYPVRTGWVESAA; this is encoded by the coding sequence GTGAACGACCGGGTCCAGCTCGTGCTCGCTTCGGGGTCGCCCCGCAGGCTCGCTCTGCTCAATCAGGCCGGCATCCAGCCGGACCGGCTCATGCCCGCGGACGTGGACGAGACGCCCGAGCGCGGCGAACTCCCGCGCCGGCTCGCCCTGCGCCTCGCGCAGCAGAAGGGCGAACTGGTGGCCTCCCGCTGCCGCGAGGCGGACATTCCGGCTCTCGTGATTGCCGCCGATACGGTGGTGGCGGCGGGACGGCGCATCCTGCCCAAGCCCGAGTTGCAGGAAGAGGCGGAGGCCTGCCTGCGCCTGCTCTCCGGCCGTGCCCACCGGGTGTTCACCGGCCTGTGCCTCGTGACCCCCAAGGGGCGCGTGCGCACCCGTCTCGTCGAGAGCCGCCTGCGCTTCAAGCGCCTGACGTCGGAGGACATCGCGGCCTATCTCGCCTGCGGCGAATGGCGCGGCAAGGCGGGTGGCTATGCCATACAGGGCATCGCCGGCAGCTTCGTCGTGAAGCTCACCGGCTCCTACACCAGCGTGGTCGGCCTGCCGCTCGCCGAGACGGTGGCGCTCCTGAACGGCGAGGGCTACCCCGTCCGAACCGGCTGGGTGGAGAGCGCCGCATGA
- a CDS encoding alpha/beta fold hydrolase, with product MRAARLALALALLAAPAAAQETVKDTTVKDPTVKDQTVKDQAVKDTPKHAAPSETEAPRPDGAPVVRAYGAELQDFPYPYEVKRFEFVSQRKPLQMTYMDVKPEQPNGRTVVLLHGKNFCGATWEATMAVLLKAGYRVVAPDQIGFCKSSKPMGYQFSLYQLAANTKALLEQIGVEKPIIMGHSMGGMLAMRYAISFPDALSGLVLVNPIGLEDWRAAGIPARTVDQWFAGELRTTFDSIKAYQQKTYYAGSWSPDYDRWVAMLAGMYQGDGKAAVAWDQALASDMVYGQPVVYELGKIGAPTLMLIGEKDLTAIGKDAAPPEVQKKVGNYAKLGPAAAAAIPDAKLVMFPDLGHAPQMQAPDRFHAALMKGLADLK from the coding sequence ATGCGCGCCGCGCGACTTGCCCTCGCTTTGGCCCTGCTGGCTGCCCCAGCCGCCGCCCAGGAAACGGTCAAGGACACCACGGTCAAAGACCCGACGGTCAAGGACCAGACCGTCAAGGATCAGGCCGTCAAGGACACCCCGAAGCACGCCGCGCCGTCCGAGACCGAGGCGCCCCGCCCCGATGGCGCGCCCGTCGTGCGGGCGTACGGGGCGGAGTTGCAAGACTTCCCCTATCCCTATGAAGTGAAGCGGTTCGAGTTCGTCTCCCAGCGCAAGCCGCTTCAGATGACCTATATGGACGTGAAGCCGGAGCAGCCGAACGGGCGCACCGTCGTCCTGCTCCATGGCAAGAACTTCTGCGGCGCCACGTGGGAAGCCACCATGGCCGTGCTGCTGAAGGCCGGCTATCGCGTGGTCGCGCCGGACCAGATCGGCTTCTGCAAGTCGTCCAAGCCCATGGGCTACCAGTTCTCGCTCTATCAGCTCGCCGCCAACACCAAGGCGCTGCTGGAGCAGATCGGCGTCGAGAAGCCCATCATCATGGGCCACTCCATGGGCGGCATGCTCGCCATGCGCTATGCCATCAGCTTTCCCGATGCGCTCTCCGGCCTCGTCCTCGTGAACCCCATCGGGCTTGAGGACTGGCGCGCGGCCGGCATTCCGGCGCGCACCGTGGACCAGTGGTTCGCGGGCGAGCTGCGGACCACCTTCGACAGCATCAAGGCCTACCAGCAGAAGACCTATTATGCGGGCAGCTGGTCGCCGGACTATGACCGCTGGGTCGCCATGCTGGCCGGCATGTACCAGGGCGACGGCAAGGCCGCCGTGGCGTGGGATCAGGCGCTCGCCTCCGACATGGTCTATGGCCAGCCGGTCGTCTACGAGCTCGGCAAGATCGGCGCCCCCACCCTGATGCTCATCGGCGAGAAGGACCTCACCGCCATCGGCAAGGATGCCGCCCCGCCGGAGGTGCAGAAGAAGGTCGGCAATTACGCCAAGCTCGGCCCCGCCGCAGCCGCCGCCATTCCGGACGCGAAGCTTGTCATGTTCCCCGATCTCGGCCACGCACCGCAGATGCAGGCACCGGATCGCTTCCACGCGGCGCTGATGAAGGGCCTCGCGGACCTGAAGTGA
- a CDS encoding low molecular weight phosphatase family protein: MEPSVPADRSARPQSVLFLCGQNVVRSVMAAALARHLFGKSIYIASAGVIAGEADPFVAAAMDEIGLDVSRHRPRSLEELEEYEGLSFDLAISLSPDAHHLALEATRTNALTVEYWPTPDPTLETGNREQRLAAYRQVREDLEQRIRARFKPGR, from the coding sequence ATGGAGCCGTCCGTACCGGCGGATCGGTCGGCGCGGCCGCAGTCCGTTCTGTTCCTCTGCGGGCAGAATGTGGTGCGCTCCGTCATGGCCGCGGCGCTTGCCCGCCATCTGTTCGGCAAGTCCATCTATATCGCCTCGGCGGGCGTGATCGCCGGGGAAGCGGACCCGTTCGTGGCGGCGGCCATGGACGAGATCGGGCTGGACGTCTCCCGCCACCGCCCGCGCAGCCTCGAGGAACTTGAGGAATATGAGGGGCTGAGCTTCGACCTCGCCATCTCGCTGTCGCCCGATGCGCACCATCTGGCACTGGAGGCGACGCGCACCAATGCGCTGACGGTCGAATACTGGCCGACGCCCGATCCGACTCTGGAGACCGGAAACCGCGAGCAGCGCCTCGCCGCCTATCGTCAGGTGCGCGAGGACCTGGAGCAGCGCATCCGCGCCCGGTTCAAGCCCGGGCGCTGA
- a CDS encoding UPF0262 family protein yields the protein MSQTPPPNRLCAVTLDDASIGRSGADVEHERAIAIYDLLEDNRFTPVGDPGEGPYTLHIGLMDNRLVLDIRREKGSEPVVQHHLSLSPLRKVVKDYFLICESYYAAIRTASPTQIEAIDMGRRGLHNEGSTLLQERLKDKVEVDFDTARRLFTLICALHWKG from the coding sequence ATGAGCCAGACCCCGCCGCCGAACCGTCTTTGTGCCGTCACCCTCGACGATGCCTCCATCGGACGGTCCGGGGCGGACGTGGAGCATGAGCGCGCCATCGCCATCTACGACCTTCTGGAAGACAACCGCTTCACCCCCGTGGGCGATCCGGGGGAGGGGCCCTATACGCTGCACATCGGCCTGATGGACAACCGGCTGGTGCTCGATATCCGGCGTGAGAAGGGCAGCGAACCGGTGGTCCAGCACCATCTCTCGCTGAGCCCCCTGCGCAAGGTGGTGAAGGACTATTTCCTCATCTGCGAGAGCTATTACGCCGCCATCCGCACCGCTTCCCCCACCCAGATCGAGGCCATCGACATGGGCCGCCGGGGCCTCCACAACGAGGGATCGACGCTGCTTCAGGAGCGGTTGAAGGATAAGGTGGAGGTGGACTTCGACACCGCCCGCCGCCTCTTTACCCTCATCTGCGCGCTGCACTGGAAGGGCTGA
- the hisD gene encoding histidinol dehydrogenase has product MPIRLDAKSTAFPDAFATFLASKREASTDVAVAVADIIAGVRARGDAALIDYSRTFDRVELEGRIRVTEAEIEAALAEVPQDTFEALKFAKARIEAHHARQLPADERYTDAVGVELGQRWTPVDAVGLYVPGGTAAYPSSVLMNAVPAKVAGVPRVAMVVPSPDGVIAPLVLAAARLAGVDEVYRVGGAQAVAALAYGTETIAPVDKIVGPGNAYVAAAKRQVFGKVGIDMIAGPSEVLILADGNANAAWIAADLLAQAEHDAAAQSILVTDSPVLADAVTRAVEAQLTTLPRREIAEASWRDHGAIILVGSMDEALPLVDRVAPEHLEIHADDADALADRIRHAGAIFVGAYTPEAIGDYVGGTNHVLPTARSARFSSGLGVYDFLKRTSILKCSPASLNVIGPAAVRLAEVERLDAHGRSILIRTNAG; this is encoded by the coding sequence ATGCCGATCCGCCTCGACGCCAAGTCCACCGCTTTCCCCGACGCCTTCGCCACCTTCCTCGCCAGCAAGCGGGAAGCGTCAACCGATGTTGCGGTGGCTGTCGCCGACATCATCGCCGGCGTGCGGGCGCGCGGGGATGCGGCCCTGATCGATTATTCGCGCACCTTCGACCGGGTCGAGCTGGAAGGCCGCATCCGCGTGACCGAGGCGGAGATCGAGGCGGCGCTCGCCGAGGTGCCGCAGGACACCTTCGAGGCGCTGAAGTTTGCGAAGGCCCGCATCGAGGCACACCACGCCCGCCAGCTTCCGGCGGACGAGCGCTATACGGATGCAGTCGGGGTCGAGCTCGGCCAGCGCTGGACGCCGGTGGATGCGGTGGGTCTTTATGTGCCCGGCGGCACGGCGGCCTATCCCTCGTCCGTGCTCATGAATGCGGTGCCGGCGAAGGTCGCGGGCGTGCCGCGTGTCGCCATGGTGGTGCCTTCGCCCGATGGCGTCATCGCGCCGCTGGTGCTCGCCGCTGCACGTCTTGCCGGCGTGGACGAGGTCTATCGCGTGGGCGGGGCACAGGCGGTGGCCGCGCTCGCCTATGGCACCGAGACGATCGCTCCGGTGGACAAGATCGTCGGCCCGGGCAACGCCTATGTGGCGGCGGCCAAGCGGCAGGTGTTCGGCAAGGTCGGTATCGACATGATCGCCGGCCCCTCCGAGGTGCTGATCCTCGCCGACGGCAACGCCAATGCCGCCTGGATCGCCGCGGACCTGCTGGCGCAGGCCGAGCATGATGCCGCCGCCCAGTCCATCCTCGTCACCGATTCCCCCGTGCTCGCCGATGCGGTCACCCGCGCGGTCGAGGCGCAGCTCACCACGCTGCCCCGCCGCGAGATCGCGGAAGCCTCCTGGCGCGACCACGGGGCCATCATCCTGGTCGGCAGCATGGACGAGGCGCTGCCGCTGGTGGACCGCGTTGCCCCCGAGCATCTGGAAATCCATGCGGACGATGCCGATGCGCTTGCCGACCGCATCCGTCATGCGGGTGCGATCTTCGTGGGCGCCTATACGCCGGAGGCCATCGGCGACTATGTGGGCGGCACCAATCATGTGCTGCCCACCGCCCGTTCGGCCCGCTTCTCTTCCGGGCTCGGCGTCTATGACTTCCTCAAGCGCACCTCCATCCTGAAGTGCAGCCCGGCCTCGCTGAACGTGATCGGGCCGGCCGCGGTGCGCCTTGCCGAAGTGGAACGGCTCGATGCCCACGGCCGCTCTATCCTCATCCGCACCAATGCCGGCTGA